The DNA segment TTTTGATGAAACCGAGCTAGAATCAAGAAGCTCTATCCTAGGACCAGCAGAGCTAATAGTAAAAGAGGGAAGGTCTGTTCCCGTTCCTTCAAAGTAGATTCTTCCTCCTACAGTGCTCACCAGACCTGGCTCGATCGAAATGCCGGGTAGGTAAGATCCTTCCCCACGCAGTGTTATGCCTCCTGTCGCTCCTGTTGCTGAAATAGTAGCTCCACCTATAATACGCACTCCATACTGAGCCTCTGCAAATGCCCCTCTAACTACCCCTGGAGTCGTAAATCCTTCGATCTGAATGTTTCCAGTTCCTGTTGTTGTAATTGATCCACCCCTAATTCGAGTTCCTCCACCATGAGTCACTCGCTGACCTTCAATATGAATCTCTCCATTTTCACTACTTATGGTTGTGAGAAAAAGGTCTACACTGATTGAAGCTGAAATGGAACGTGTATTGTTGGTGTTTCCCCCATCTCCAAAAATAGAAATCTCTCCCTCTCCTACTGTTGCAATTGTTGACTCTGCAGTATAGAGACCAGTTGCTTCTCCATAGTTTACTCCAGTGACATGGCTATCAATAAAAACATCTCCTCCTTTAGAAATTAGGTCACTCCCTCTGATTTGAGTTCCTGCTTGAACACTTCCTCCCAAAGTATTAATGCTTTGTGCAATAGAAATCAGGCTAATATCGCCTATTTCAGTTTCTAATTTGCTATCGTAAATGCGGATTCCTGGACAATCGGTTTGGCTACGCCCTCCCCTTGACCTACCTGTAATTGTAATGGGCGCATCCCCAGTTGCTAAGATTTCTGCTGAGTTTTCAATCAATACCCCAATATTACTACGTCCATTTAACTGAGGAACATCGATTGTAATTGATCCCCCAGCTCCTGCTAGAACCTTGGTGTTCTGTCCACTTATAGAAATGCCTGAGCTGTGTCTAAAAGGTGTGGCGTACCTACCTTTGAGTGTTATCGCTCCTGATGAAGTTGATAATATTCCCCCATTTGCAACTCTCAGTTGGTTATCAATTGTGCCAACATTATTAAAGTCAATGGCTCCCGAAACCGTTGAAACCGTTCCTCCATCGATAGTAATAGCTGTACTGCTAGAAGCGCTTCCCCTAAATACAATGGATCCCGTTCCCGTGTTGGATACGGTAGCTCCTGAATTTACCGTGATTCCATTGGTTGCGTTGACCGTAAAATCCCCAGGTCCAGAGTTTGTTACAGCGATTCCTGCTGCAAAAACCGCATCATTGCCAACGGTGCAGGTCAAGCGATTCCTACTCCAGGAAACCCCTGCATTAAAGGTGAGGTCCCCACTTCCCACAGTCGTTGCCCCGGCTCCAAAGGTGTTGATTGTCACATCTCCCGAGTCTAACTCTGTTGTTAAGTCGTTTGTGCTCAAGTTATAAGGACCTGCTCCGTCGGGGATGTAATTAGGAGCGTTGATTAACCCGGTTGTTAATCCTCCAGAAATCACAATATCGGTTTCGGGATCAAAAAGGATCATTCCCGATTTTCCATGAGGGGCAGATCGATCACTCCGCCCCCGATAGTAGAAAGTCTTCAACCCTGACACCTCCACAAAGCCACCATCTCCACCTTCAGGGCCGCCACGGACGTTTGTTTCACCGCCGACGGTGGTGACACCATCAGACCAATAAATAACCTTCCCTCCATCACCGCTGCCAGTGCTGTCTGCTTTGACTTCGGCACCGGGAGCAACATAGACATTTTTTGCATTGAGAATCTCAGGATTTGCCCCTTGGTAATCGCCACCAATCAGAACCGTTCCACCACTTGGTCCCGAGGCATCGATGTAGGTGTTTTCCTTTAAGGTGACCTCTTGGCCAAGGACGTGCACTTCATCACCGATGAGGGTGCCATCGACTTCGGTGGCTCCTTCGACAGCCACGAGGTAAATCTTTCCATCCTCTTCATTGGTCGCAAAAGCGCGGATGGTCCCTGCATGGGAGATTGCTTTTTTGTAAGGGGAGGAGATATCGGTATCGTCTGCTCGGATGAGCACTTTTGGATTACTATGAGGACGGATAATGACCTGATGCCCCTCGATTTCCCCTGAGTTATCGATCTTTTTCGCAATGAGGAACACATCCCCACCAGGACACGAAATGTGGCCTGCATTGTTAATTTCTCCACTTGTTTCCCCAAAAACAAGCTCTTTACCGCTTAAGAAGTTTTCATTCGAGACATCTGCCGTTGAAGCGATAAATCCGGCAGTTTGGATGTCCCCTGAGATGTAGACCCCATTGGGGTTGATCAAGATGACATTTCCATTTGCCTTTAAGCTACCGAGAATTCGGCTGATATTTTTGCCTACGACGCGGTTGAGAATCGCTGCATCTTTGCTTGGCTGAACAAAGCGGAGGGTTTGACCTTTGCTGATCGAAAAATCGTCCCAGTGGGCAATTGCTTTAGCGCTGGATTGGGTGATCGTTCCATCCTTGAAGGAGAGCTGTCCAGACTGAACATCGAGTCCTTTTGGCTGAGCAAAGAGAGTTAATGGGAGAAGAAGTAAAGATTTCCAGCGCATTCCTTTTAGGTAGGGGATTGAGAAAAAATTGTCAAATTTTCCCC comes from the Candidatus Neptunochlamydia vexilliferae genome and includes:
- a CDS encoding filamentous hemagglutinin N-terminal domain-containing protein, translating into MRWKSLLLLPLTLFAQPKGLDVQSGQLSFKDGTITQSSAKAIAHWDDFSISKGQTLRFVQPSKDAAILNRVVGKNISRILGSLKANGNVILINPNGVYISGDIQTAGFIASTADVSNENFLSGKELVFGETSGEINNAGHISCPGGDVFLIAKKIDNSGEIEGHQVIIRPHSNPKVLIRADDTDISSPYKKAISHAGTIRAFATNEEDGKIYLVAVEGATEVDGTLIGDEVHVLGQEVTLKENTYIDASGPSGGTVLIGGDYQGANPEILNAKNVYVAPGAEVKADSTGSGDGGKVIYWSDGVTTVGGETNVRGGPEGGDGGFVEVSGLKTFYYRGRSDRSAPHGKSGMILFDPETDIVISGGLTTGLINAPNYIPDGAGPYNLSTNDLTTELDSGDVTINTFGAGATTVGSGDLTFNAGVSWSRNRLTCTVGNDAVFAAGIAVTNSGPGDFTVNATNGITVNSGATVSNTGTGSIVFRGSASSSTAITIDGGTVSTVSGAIDFNNVGTIDNQLRVANGGILSTSSGAITLKGRYATPFRHSSGISISGQNTKVLAGAGGSITIDVPQLNGRSNIGVLIENSAEILATGDAPITITGRSRGGRSQTDCPGIRIYDSKLETEIGDISLISIAQSINTLGGSVQAGTQIRGSDLISKGGDVFIDSHVTGVNYGEATGLYTAESTIATVGEGEISIFGDGGNTNNTRSISASISVDLFLTTISSENGEIHIEGQRVTHGGGTRIRGGSITTTGTGNIQIEGFTTPGVVRGAFAEAQYGVRIIGGATISATGATGGITLRGEGSYLPGISIEPGLVSTVGGRIYFEGTGTDLPSFTISSAGPRIELLDSSSVSSKNGGV